One Rubripirellula reticaptiva genomic region harbors:
- a CDS encoding DMT family transporter yields the protein MSPASPTFESSASQRNRAIIMLILTNAIWGATFPMMKGLNFQVDAHFGVTDVTASGWLRCSAAAWMISIRFGLALAMFVVFFRSVMRRVRWPHAISGATMGVFFFFGMLVQVIGLGTISASRSGFLTSLAVVFTPLFSTILRRRLPRATVMAGVAVALAGVSVLTEMVVIGDGSVRIASDALQRWTWGDSLTILGACFFSCHILLVDVLGKRYESIAFTPAMFATAMVLGGVTFGLLKTSVPEIPIDQSWTSLTVQPQFFGLIAALGLFPSLLAFAWMNKYQPYLSAVQAAVIYTSEPFFASTWAMFLPGILAVFCSVPYLNESFSSPLLVGGVLILTANVLALWPQKSRANEKPNDVTIV from the coding sequence TTGTCACCCGCCTCTCCCACATTTGAAAGTTCGGCCAGCCAACGCAATCGCGCGATCATCATGTTGATCCTGACCAATGCGATTTGGGGTGCGACGTTTCCGATGATGAAGGGACTGAACTTTCAAGTCGACGCGCACTTTGGCGTCACCGACGTGACCGCGTCGGGTTGGCTGCGTTGCTCGGCGGCGGCTTGGATGATTTCAATTCGATTCGGGCTTGCCCTGGCGATGTTCGTCGTTTTCTTTCGCTCAGTGATGCGGCGAGTTCGCTGGCCGCACGCGATTTCCGGCGCTACGATGGGCGTATTTTTCTTCTTTGGAATGCTCGTTCAAGTCATCGGGCTAGGCACGATCTCGGCATCACGCAGTGGCTTTTTGACCAGTCTGGCAGTCGTGTTCACGCCGCTGTTTTCGACAATCCTTCGGCGGCGACTGCCCCGCGCCACGGTGATGGCAGGAGTCGCCGTCGCACTGGCCGGCGTATCGGTATTGACCGAGATGGTGGTGATCGGTGACGGATCCGTTCGCATTGCCAGCGACGCGCTGCAGCGATGGACTTGGGGCGACTCGCTAACGATCCTTGGCGCGTGCTTTTTCAGTTGCCACATTTTGTTGGTGGACGTGCTGGGCAAACGATATGAATCGATCGCGTTCACACCCGCGATGTTTGCAACCGCGATGGTGCTGGGCGGTGTGACGTTTGGACTGCTGAAAACGAGCGTTCCAGAAATCCCGATCGATCAATCGTGGACTAGCCTGACCGTCCAACCACAATTCTTTGGTTTGATTGCCGCACTCGGATTGTTTCCGTCACTGCTAGCGTTCGCGTGGATGAACAAATACCAACCGTACCTATCCGCCGTGCAAGCGGCGGTGATTTACACCAGCGAACCGTTCTTCGCATCGACATGGGCAATGTTTCTGCCCGGCATTTTGGCGGTTTTCTGTTCGGTTCCCTATCTCAACGAATCATTCAGTTCACCACTGCTAGTCGGTGGCGTGCTGATTTTGACCGCGAACGTATTGGCACTGTGGCCACAAAAATCTAGAGCGAACGAAAAACCGAACGACGTCACAATCGTCTAA
- a CDS encoding DUF502 domain-containing protein codes for MRAKINESVGFLRSTAIGGLFFLLPLAVIIGLLGQVYGIVAAVAGPLGDSLPDWVPVNSAMGIAFLFSASVATIVGMCFFAGVVARRAIGQKFSSTIEKQLITVFPKYAIYKDLLAGNLKHDSDGPSLTPVLVECPEGFRIAMEADRLPGGLVVVYFPGAPDTWIGSVVLVPADRVRSTDLDFNETLGVFERLGRDSSAFLAPIESLTKPPPA; via the coding sequence ATGAGAGCGAAGATTAACGAATCGGTCGGTTTTTTACGCTCGACGGCAATCGGTGGACTGTTTTTCTTACTTCCGCTGGCGGTGATCATTGGATTGCTAGGGCAAGTCTATGGAATCGTCGCGGCGGTGGCTGGTCCGCTGGGTGATTCGCTGCCGGACTGGGTCCCGGTCAATTCGGCGATGGGGATCGCATTTCTGTTTTCAGCATCCGTTGCGACAATCGTTGGAATGTGCTTTTTCGCTGGCGTAGTGGCTCGGCGAGCGATCGGTCAAAAGTTTTCGTCAACGATTGAAAAACAGTTGATCACGGTGTTCCCGAAGTACGCGATCTACAAAGACCTACTGGCCGGCAACCTGAAACACGACAGCGACGGTCCTTCGCTGACACCGGTACTCGTTGAATGTCCCGAAGGATTCCGAATTGCGATGGAAGCCGATCGGTTGCCCGGCGGTCTGGTCGTCGTCTACTTTCCCGGTGCGCCGGACACTTGGATCGGATCCGTGGTCCTGGTCCCGGCAGACCGAGTCCGCTCGACCGACCTCGACTTCAATGAGACGCTCGGCGTATTTGAACGCTTGGGCCGTGACTCGAGTGCTTTCTTGGCGCCGATCGAATCGCTGACTAAGCCACCGCCAGCGTAA
- a CDS encoding lipid-binding SYLF domain-containing protein: MDRTNHVLLMAPTFFIGLVLVSSATAQVTIQPANTVPQPVVSAEEMVVQSAGMVLNQAMQSPGNRIPESMLSDAYGVAIIPNVIKGSFIVGARRGRGLLFVREPDGVWHAPVFITLTGGNIGWQIGVQSSDIILVFKTQRSIQGLLSGKLTIGADAAAAAGPVGRETAVATDGRLQAEIYTYSRSRGLFAGVSIDGSVVQVDQFATGAYYPSAVPGGPVTVPPSAGQLTMAVATYAGHAQPDAPVNQNAAIVQQQSARETDVLRAQIVQLSPKLFALLDDQWTSYLGIPIEMLRGTDPSPETLLATIARFDEVSRNPQYAQLAARPEFQSLNGLLHHYQQALSPSAPELRLPPPPK; the protein is encoded by the coding sequence ATGGATCGAACGAACCACGTTTTGCTGATGGCGCCGACCTTTTTCATTGGTCTGGTGTTAGTTTCATCGGCCACTGCTCAGGTGACAATCCAGCCGGCCAATACGGTGCCCCAGCCGGTCGTTTCAGCCGAAGAAATGGTCGTGCAATCCGCTGGCATGGTGCTGAACCAAGCGATGCAGTCGCCTGGAAATCGCATTCCCGAGTCGATGCTTAGCGATGCTTACGGTGTTGCGATCATCCCCAACGTTATCAAAGGCAGCTTCATCGTTGGCGCGCGACGCGGCCGTGGCCTGCTGTTCGTTCGCGAACCTGATGGCGTCTGGCATGCACCGGTCTTCATCACCCTTACCGGCGGGAACATCGGATGGCAGATCGGCGTTCAGTCGTCGGACATCATCTTGGTTTTTAAAACCCAACGCAGTATCCAAGGATTGTTGTCCGGAAAACTGACGATCGGTGCCGATGCCGCCGCTGCGGCCGGGCCAGTCGGACGCGAAACGGCCGTTGCCACCGACGGCAGATTGCAAGCCGAGATCTATACGTATTCACGAAGCCGTGGATTGTTCGCGGGTGTATCGATCGACGGATCAGTGGTTCAAGTGGACCAGTTTGCGACCGGTGCGTATTACCCCAGTGCCGTTCCCGGTGGCCCGGTCACGGTGCCGCCGAGTGCTGGTCAACTAACGATGGCGGTTGCAACCTATGCTGGTCATGCCCAACCGGACGCGCCGGTCAACCAGAACGCGGCAATCGTTCAACAGCAGTCTGCTCGCGAAACGGATGTCCTGCGGGCTCAGATCGTCCAGTTGTCGCCGAAACTGTTCGCATTGTTGGACGATCAATGGACGTCGTATTTGGGGATCCCGATCGAGATGCTTCGTGGCACCGATCCGTCGCCTGAAACTCTGCTGGCGACGATCGCTCGATTCGACGAAGTGTCGCGAAATCCACAGTACGCCCAACTGGCTGCTCGTCCAGAATTTCAATCGCTTAACGGACTTCTGCACCACTACCAGCAAGCCCTCTCGCCGTCGGCCCCCGAGCTGCGTCTGCCACCGCCGCCGAAGTGA